The Streptomyces pactum genome contains a region encoding:
- a CDS encoding aldo/keto reductase, whose amino-acid sequence MIGIPTHTLNDGTSLPALGLGTWPMKDDEAERAVREALQAGYRLIDTATNYRNETGVGRGVAGSGVPREEVVVTTKLPGRHHGYEETLASFEESRARLGVDYVDLYLIHWPLPRVDRYADSWKAMVKLRDDGLVRSVGVSNFTAAHIERLEKETGVLPSVNQIELHPLFPQDELRAFHERKGIRTESWSPLGRGSDLLDDPALVAVAEAHGVTPAQAVLRWHTQLGAVPIPKSSDPARQRANLDVFGFELDAGQMRAVADRAHRRIGGDPEVHEEF is encoded by the coding sequence GTGATCGGCATTCCGACGCACACGCTCAACGACGGCACCTCGCTCCCCGCCCTGGGGCTGGGCACCTGGCCGATGAAGGACGACGAAGCGGAGCGGGCGGTCCGCGAAGCCCTGCAGGCGGGCTACCGGCTGATCGACACGGCGACGAACTACCGCAACGAGACCGGCGTCGGCCGGGGCGTGGCCGGCAGCGGGGTACCCCGCGAGGAGGTCGTGGTGACGACCAAGCTGCCCGGTCGGCACCACGGCTACGAGGAGACGCTCGCCTCGTTCGAGGAGTCCCGCGCCCGGCTCGGCGTGGACTACGTCGACCTGTACCTGATCCACTGGCCGCTGCCCCGTGTGGACAGGTACGCCGACTCGTGGAAGGCCATGGTGAAACTGCGCGACGACGGCCTCGTGCGCTCGGTGGGCGTCTCGAACTTCACGGCCGCACACATCGAACGGCTGGAGAAGGAGACCGGCGTCCTGCCGTCCGTCAACCAGATCGAGCTGCATCCGCTCTTCCCGCAGGACGAACTGCGCGCCTTCCACGAGCGCAAGGGCATCCGCACCGAGAGCTGGAGCCCGCTGGGCCGCGGCAGCGACCTGCTGGACGATCCGGCCCTCGTCGCGGTCGCGGAGGCGCACGGGGTGACGCCCGCCCAGGCGGTGCTGCGCTGGCACACCCAGCTCGGCGCGGTGCCGATCCCGAAGTCCTCCGACCCCGCGCGGCAGCGGGCGAACCTCGACGTCTTCGGCTTCGAGCTGGACGCCGGCCAGATGCGTGCGGTCGCCGACCGCGCGCACCGGCGGATCGGCGGCGACCCTGAGGTGCACGAGGAGTTCTGA
- a CDS encoding TauD/TfdA dioxygenase family protein — translation MTTDRAAANRTAPGPTGIDPAVIEAAGIRVRPAAGHIGAEIHGVDLAGGLDAAQVAAVRALMLRWKVVFFRDQGLDHAGHVAFARLFGEPVVLPRRGKASPADFPEVETTADRLELGGRFGMEHDEWLRRRRHTLLRGWHCDHGARVDPPAATILRAETVPPYGGDTTWSNLAAAYAGLSAPMRAFVDGLRAEHRLGVGYQPRPGDDAYVRHLLDHQTATVHPLVRVHPETGERVLFVNGYYVEQIAGLSRPESAAVLELLLEQATRPEYTVRFRWEPGSVAFWDNRAAIHLAPSDNAHLGHPRIMHRVMLAGDVPAGVDGTHSEAIVGSEPGRW, via the coding sequence ATGACGACGGACAGGGCAGCGGCGAACCGTACGGCGCCAGGGCCCACGGGGATCGATCCCGCGGTGATCGAGGCCGCCGGGATCCGGGTGAGACCCGCCGCCGGGCACATCGGCGCCGAGATCCACGGCGTCGACCTGGCCGGCGGCCTCGACGCGGCGCAGGTCGCGGCGGTCCGGGCGCTGATGCTGCGCTGGAAGGTCGTGTTCTTCCGCGACCAGGGCCTCGACCACGCCGGACACGTGGCCTTCGCGCGCCTCTTCGGCGAGCCGGTCGTCCTGCCCCGGCGCGGCAAGGCGTCACCGGCGGACTTCCCGGAGGTCGAGACGACCGCCGACCGGCTGGAACTGGGCGGGCGGTTCGGGATGGAGCACGACGAGTGGCTGCGCCGCCGCCGCCACACGCTGCTGCGCGGCTGGCACTGCGACCACGGCGCCCGCGTCGACCCGCCGGCCGCCACCATCCTGCGCGCCGAGACGGTCCCGCCCTACGGCGGCGACACCACCTGGTCGAACCTGGCCGCCGCCTACGCCGGACTGTCCGCCCCGATGCGCGCGTTCGTCGACGGGCTGCGCGCCGAACACCGCCTCGGCGTCGGCTACCAGCCCCGGCCGGGCGACGACGCCTACGTCCGGCACCTGCTCGACCACCAGACCGCGACCGTGCACCCGCTGGTCCGCGTCCACCCGGAGACGGGGGAGCGGGTGCTGTTCGTCAACGGCTACTACGTCGAGCAGATCGCCGGCCTCTCCCGCCCGGAGAGCGCGGCGGTCCTGGAACTGCTGCTGGAGCAGGCGACCCGCCCCGAGTACACCGTCCGCTTCCGCTGGGAGCCGGGCAGCGTCGCCTTCTGGGACAACCGGGCCGCCATCCACCTCGCCCCGAGCGACAACGCCCACCTGGGCCACCCCCGGATCATGCACCGCGTCATGCTCGCCGGCGACGTGCCGGCCGGGGTCGACGGCACCCACTCGGAAGCGATCGTCGGCAGCGAACCGGGACGCTGGTGA
- a CDS encoding TetR/AcrR family transcriptional regulator — translation MTATKPTTEDRRQRKARQTRDALATAACDLILERGTAATTVEAIAERADVTRRTFSRHFAGKEDAALDFVRRDGDRINALLLARPADEPPLLAYRRAVRDWLADHQDPAWHVRPRMRRLLALADTEPDLFAAYQRIRVDAQEESIRIVADRLGTDDARDVRPAALVDAAAGVLIAALRLWARGDDPDAGAADLAALVERAYDALTSEAAAATPDSTTEE, via the coding sequence ACGCACTCGCCACCGCCGCCTGCGACCTGATCCTGGAGCGCGGGACGGCGGCGACCACGGTGGAGGCCATCGCCGAGCGGGCGGACGTCACGCGCCGCACGTTCAGCCGGCACTTCGCCGGCAAGGAGGACGCCGCCCTCGACTTCGTCCGCCGGGACGGGGACCGCATCAACGCGCTGCTGCTCGCCCGCCCCGCCGACGAGCCGCCCCTGCTCGCCTATCGCCGGGCCGTGCGCGACTGGCTGGCCGACCACCAGGATCCGGCCTGGCACGTGCGTCCCCGGATGCGCCGGCTACTGGCCCTGGCCGACACCGAGCCCGACCTGTTCGCCGCCTACCAGCGCATCCGGGTCGACGCCCAGGAGGAGTCGATCCGGATCGTCGCCGACCGGCTCGGCACCGACGACGCCCGGGACGTGCGCCCCGCCGCCCTCGTCGACGCCGCCGCCGGAGTCCTGATCGCCGCCCTGCGCCTGTGGGCACGCGGCGACGACCCGGACGCGGGAGCCGCAGACCTCGCCGCCCTCGTGGAGCGGGCCTACGACGCCCTGACCTCGGAGGCCGCGGCCGCGACCCCCGACAGCACCACCGAAGAGTGA
- a CDS encoding dienelactone hydrolase family protein produces MTAVQGTAVDVPTDDGTADAYLTHPADGGARPAVLLYMDAFGLRPQLRNMADRLAGAGYTVLVPNVFYRHGRAPVVELPEFIDPGARPDIFQRLGPVMRSLTPNRAMRDADAYLRWLAEAPAAADGPVALTGYCMGAALALRTAGAYPDRVAAAAGFHGGNLATEGPQSPHLVAADITAELYFGHADHDGSMPAQQQERLAAALTAAGVRHRCEVYDGAPHGYTQADTAAYDPEATERHWAALLDLLKRTF; encoded by the coding sequence ATGACCGCCGTACAGGGAACCGCCGTCGACGTCCCCACCGACGACGGCACCGCCGACGCCTATCTCACGCACCCCGCCGACGGGGGCGCGCGCCCCGCGGTCCTGCTCTACATGGACGCCTTCGGGCTGCGCCCGCAACTGCGGAACATGGCCGACCGGCTGGCCGGCGCCGGGTACACGGTCCTGGTGCCCAACGTGTTCTACCGGCACGGGCGGGCGCCGGTCGTGGAGCTGCCCGAGTTCATCGACCCGGGGGCGCGTCCGGACATCTTCCAGCGCCTCGGCCCGGTCATGCGGTCGCTGACGCCGAACCGGGCCATGCGGGACGCCGACGCCTACCTGCGGTGGCTGGCCGAGGCGCCGGCGGCGGCCGACGGCCCGGTCGCACTGACCGGCTACTGCATGGGCGCCGCGCTCGCCCTGCGCACGGCCGGCGCCTATCCGGACCGGGTCGCCGCGGCGGCCGGCTTCCACGGCGGGAACCTGGCGACCGAAGGGCCGCAGAGCCCGCACCTGGTGGCCGCAGACATCACCGCCGAGCTGTACTTCGGCCACGCGGACCACGACGGCTCCATGCCTGCCCAGCAGCAGGAACGCCTGGCGGCGGCACTGACCGCGGCCGGCGTCCGGCACCGCTGCGAGGTGTACGACGGCGCCCCCCACGGCTACACGCAGGCCGACACCGCGGCGTACGACCCGGAGGCGACGGAGCGCCACTGGGCGGCACTGCTGGACCTGCTGAAGCGGACGTTCTGA
- a CDS encoding NAD(P)-dependent alcohol dehydrogenase produces MKALQYRTIGAPPEVVTVPDPEPGPGQVLLEVTAAGVCHSDIAVMSWPAEGFPYELPLTLGHEGVGTVAALGAEATGLAEGDAVAVYGPWGCGTCAKCAQGKENYCLRADELGIHPPGLGRPGSMAEYLLVDDPRHLVPLNGLDPVAAVPLTDAGLTPYHAVKRSLPKLVPGTTAVVIGAGGLGHVAIQLLRALTSARVVALDVSEDKLRLAREVGAHEAVLSDAKAADAVRELTGGLGAEAVFDFVGVAPTVRTAGAVAAVEGDVTLVGIGGGSLPVGFGLLPFEVSVNAPYWGSRGELIEVLDLARAGAVSVHTETYSLDDAPPAYERLHEGKVNGRAVILPHG; encoded by the coding sequence ATGAAGGCACTGCAGTACCGCACGATCGGGGCGCCGCCCGAGGTCGTCACGGTCCCCGACCCCGAGCCCGGCCCCGGCCAGGTGCTGTTGGAGGTCACCGCCGCCGGCGTCTGCCACTCCGACATCGCGGTGATGAGCTGGCCCGCCGAGGGCTTCCCCTACGAGCTGCCCCTCACCCTCGGTCACGAGGGCGTCGGCACGGTGGCGGCGCTGGGCGCCGAGGCGACCGGCCTCGCCGAGGGCGACGCGGTCGCCGTGTACGGCCCCTGGGGCTGCGGCACCTGCGCCAAGTGCGCCCAGGGCAAGGAGAACTACTGCCTGCGCGCCGACGAGCTGGGCATCCACCCGCCGGGGCTCGGGCGTCCGGGCTCGATGGCCGAGTACCTGCTCGTCGACGACCCCCGGCACCTGGTCCCGCTGAACGGGCTCGACCCCGTCGCGGCCGTACCGCTGACGGACGCGGGCCTGACGCCGTACCACGCCGTCAAGCGCTCGCTGCCCAAGCTGGTCCCCGGGACGACCGCGGTGGTGATCGGCGCCGGCGGCCTCGGTCACGTCGCCATCCAGTTGCTGCGCGCGTTGACGTCCGCCCGGGTCGTCGCCCTCGACGTCAGCGAGGACAAGCTGCGCCTGGCCCGCGAGGTGGGCGCGCACGAGGCGGTGCTGTCGGACGCCAAGGCGGCGGACGCGGTGCGCGAGCTCACCGGCGGGCTCGGCGCCGAGGCCGTGTTCGACTTCGTCGGTGTGGCACCGACCGTGCGGACCGCGGGCGCCGTCGCGGCCGTCGAGGGCGACGTCACGCTGGTCGGCATCGGCGGCGGGTCGCTCCCCGTCGGGTTCGGCCTGCTGCCCTTCGAGGTGTCGGTCAACGCGCCCTACTGGGGCAGCCGCGGCGAGCTCATCGAGGTCCTGGACCTGGCCCGCGCGGGCGCGGTGTCCGTGCACACCGAGACGTACTCCCTGGACGACGCCCCGCCCGCCTACGAGCGGCTCCACGAGGGAAAGGTCAACGGCCGTGCGGTGATCCTGCCCCACGGCTGA
- a CDS encoding helix-turn-helix domain-containing protein → MAGRQDGARRWEAGAGEHADWAAELLDHLRPAGRDVRRVVTWLARAAHATVALRDGAGLLLAGTRIPLDEDLVADITSGRIASAALEDRGRHLRLVRVERVHPTPAAVLAVARDTPFDRRASDIVTHTAQVVELLLAGHESTAAGHRLRRAASDLRLAILQLLMVEDTVSARRVAAGLWPGLLDTDEACVYVVESSPDERDDLAEECLSATGERALVVRCPAMDGHVIVLTPRETAGAELRSLVGRLPGVFLGGSARQSLARTATAYGQAVSALAVARFRPDKAAVYAERTHPERLMDPAALYGWTVRLLRPLDALPHHTRAELLATTRLGLEFTAVNTAKVLGVSRNTVRARMDRVESLLRTDFADLTVRATVHLALNAQAGHAQHPADGAERSGPAELTDLLAGPALRTWAGDLLGRLEPDTRDLRRTLRTWIAVGGNAERAAQTLGVHAQTVREHVRSAEPVLERQLLAAGSDLYEVVLAHLAAGDLGLPRLRGSKPDHPDPPVHG, encoded by the coding sequence GTGGCGGGCCGACAGGACGGGGCACGGCGGTGGGAGGCCGGGGCCGGTGAGCACGCGGACTGGGCGGCGGAACTGCTCGACCACCTGCGGCCGGCCGGACGCGACGTGCGCAGGGTCGTGACCTGGCTGGCCCGGGCCGCGCACGCGACCGTGGCGCTGCGGGACGGTGCCGGCCTTCTGCTGGCCGGCACCCGTATCCCGCTGGACGAGGACCTGGTCGCCGACATCACCTCCGGCCGGATCGCCTCCGCGGCCCTGGAGGACCGGGGCCGCCATCTGCGGCTCGTCCGCGTGGAGCGAGTCCATCCGACGCCGGCCGCCGTCCTCGCGGTGGCGCGCGACACCCCCTTCGACCGGCGGGCGTCCGACATCGTCACCCACACCGCCCAGGTCGTGGAGCTGCTGCTGGCCGGCCACGAGTCGACCGCGGCCGGACACCGGTTGCGACGGGCGGCCTCCGACCTGCGCCTGGCCATCCTGCAACTGCTGATGGTGGAGGACACCGTCTCGGCCCGCCGCGTGGCCGCCGGGCTCTGGCCGGGCCTCCTCGACACCGACGAGGCGTGCGTCTACGTCGTGGAGAGCAGCCCCGACGAGCGCGACGACCTCGCCGAGGAGTGCCTGTCGGCGACGGGTGAACGGGCGCTCGTCGTACGGTGCCCGGCCATGGACGGGCACGTGATCGTCCTCACGCCCCGCGAGACCGCCGGAGCGGAGCTGCGCTCGCTCGTCGGCCGTCTCCCCGGCGTCTTCCTCGGCGGCAGCGCCCGGCAGAGCCTAGCCCGCACCGCCACCGCGTACGGGCAGGCCGTCAGCGCCCTGGCCGTCGCACGCTTCCGCCCGGACAAGGCGGCCGTGTACGCCGAGCGCACCCATCCCGAGCGCCTGATGGACCCGGCGGCGCTGTACGGCTGGACGGTCCGCCTGCTGCGCCCGCTCGACGCCCTGCCGCACCACACCCGCGCCGAACTGCTCGCCACCACCCGGCTCGGACTGGAGTTCACCGCCGTCAACACGGCGAAGGTCCTCGGCGTCAGCCGCAACACGGTCCGCGCCCGCATGGACCGGGTGGAGTCACTGCTGCGCACCGACTTCGCCGACCTGACCGTCCGCGCCACCGTCCACCTCGCCCTGAACGCCCAGGCCGGCCACGCCCAGCACCCCGCCGACGGTGCCGAACGGTCCGGCCCCGCCGAGCTCACCGACCTGCTGGCCGGGCCCGCGCTGCGCACCTGGGCCGGCGACCTGCTCGGCCGCCTGGAACCGGACACCCGGGACCTGCGGCGCACGCTCCGCACCTGGATCGCCGTCGGCGGCAACGCCGAACGGGCCGCGCAGACGCTCGGCGTACACGCCCAGACCGTGCGCGAGCACGTCCGCAGCGCCGAGCCCGTCCTCGAACGCCAGCTCCTCGCCGCGGGCAGCGACCTGTACGAGGTCGTGCTCGCCCATCTGGCGGCGGGCGACCTCGGCCTGCCACGCCTGCGCGGGTCGAAACCGGACCATCCGGACCCGCCTGTGCACGGGTGA
- a CDS encoding L-threonylcarbamoyladenylate synthase, with product MAKYFDVHPDNPQPRSIAQVADSVRSGALIAYPTDSCYALGCRLGSRDGTDRIRSIRQLDNRHHFTLVCQDFAQLGQFVQIDNDVFRAIKASTPGSYTFILPATREVPRMLQHPKKKTVGVRIPDHVVTQALLAELGEPLLSSTLLLPGEEEPMTQGWEIKDRLDHVLDAVIDSGDCGTEPTTVVDFSGGEAEIVRRGAGDTTRFE from the coding sequence ATGGCGAAGTACTTCGACGTGCACCCCGACAACCCCCAGCCGCGCAGCATCGCCCAGGTCGCGGACAGCGTCCGCTCCGGGGCGCTGATCGCGTATCCGACGGACTCCTGCTACGCGCTGGGCTGCCGACTGGGCAGCCGCGACGGCACCGACCGCATCCGGTCGATCCGGCAACTGGACAACAGGCACCACTTCACCCTGGTGTGCCAGGACTTCGCGCAGCTCGGTCAGTTCGTACAGATCGACAACGACGTGTTCCGGGCGATCAAGGCGTCGACGCCCGGCAGCTACACCTTCATCCTGCCGGCGACGAGGGAGGTGCCGCGCATGCTCCAGCATCCGAAGAAGAAGACCGTGGGCGTGCGCATCCCCGACCACGTCGTCACCCAGGCGCTGCTCGCCGAGCTCGGTGAGCCCCTGCTGTCCAGCACTCTGCTGCTGCCCGGCGAGGAGGAGCCGATGACCCAGGGCTGGGAGATCAAGGACCGGCTCGACCATGTGCTCGACGCGGTGATCGACTCCGGGGACTGCGGCACCGAGCCGACCACCGTCGTCGACTTCTCCGGCGGTGAGGCGGAGATCGTGCGGCGGGGCGCGGGCGACACCACCAGGTTCGAGTAG